CTCCGGTGATGGTCACGGCGCCTGCGCCCCCGTCGGGACCGCCGATGGTGCCGTTCTCGCTGGTGAGGCTGCCGCCGGCGATCGCGAGCGTCGCCGCGACATCGCTGCCGACGGTGACCGTACCGACGCTGCGCGTGTCCTCGACCGTGACGGTGCCCTGCGGGACGGTCAGGTCGGCGGCGAGCACCGGCTGCGCGGCCAGGACCGTGAGCCCGGCGAGCGAAAGGGCGGCCAGGCAGACGCCGCTCCGCAGCGTCGCATCTGGGACGGACCGTTCAGGACGACGCGGGAGAGTACCGTACGGCTCGCGACGCAGGAGGCTGGTTTCGGCGGCTCGGGCGCACGTGTGGCGGCCAGAAAAGATGCTGTTCACGGTCCAGTAATCCCCCATAGACTGAGCAGTCGAGCAATCGACGGTTGCAGTACTTCAAGCGGGGTACTTCAGCCCTCAGTGCTGAGTCAACATGCATGAGTGAATTCTCATATGGTCCAGGCCGCTGTTCCCGCTCAGGAAAACATCAGCGTCCGGAGCAATTCCGGGATCACCTGGATCGTCTTCAGGGCGGCCTTCAGGTCCCCCTGTTCCGTCCGCGACATCGCGCCCACCTCGACCGTGTTGGAGACGGGGATGCCTGCGAGCAGGTCGCGGCTCTGCTGGGCGAGCATGGCCTTGATGATGGTGCCGTGCGCGGCGATGAGGCGCTCGATGTCGCCGGTGCTGCCGAGCCCTCTGGCGATCAGGCCGGAGAGCCTCGCCTTGGTGGAGCGCTCGGTCACGCCGTGGCGGATGGCGAGCGCGCGGGCGAAGGCGACGATCGGGAACAGGCCGTGCATCTTCAGGTCGACGCGGCCGCCCTCGGTGCGGAAGCCGCCGAGCAGGGTGAAGGGACCGGCGCCGACGGCGATGCGCTCGCCGAGGAGCTTGGCGAAGACCGGGTTCTGCGAACCGAGCGCATAGGCGAGGTCGAAGAGGCTTGCCGCGAGCGCGAAATCGCCATGCACCGGCGCGAAGTCGTAGAAGATGTCGACGTTGAGCAGGTCGTCGGGCCGCGACCGGCCGACCCAGTCGGAGACCCGGTCGGCCCACAACGCCGCGGAGCCGCGAAAGGCCGGGTTCTTCGCCATCACGCCGCCCTTGCAGAGCGGGATGCCGGCCTGGTCGAGGATCGCCGCCATCCTCTCGCCGAGGGCGGCGAACCAGCGGTCTTCCGGTCCGTCCGGCGCGCCGTCGGCATACACGATCGCATTGTCCTGGTCGGCGGCGAGCAGCGATTCGCCGCGACCGCCCGATCCGAGCACCAGCACCGCATAGGGGCAGGGCGGCTGGCCGTGGCCCTGCGCCAGCATCTCCGCCTCTGCCAGCTGCGCTGCGCGGCGGGTGACGATGCGCAGCTCCTCGCTGACGATCTCGGCGATCACCCGTGCCTCGATCGCCTCGCCGATCAGCGCCTCGGCGACGGCGGGCAGGGTGGACCATGCCGAGGCCAGCGCGCTCGGGTCGGCGGCGGCCTCGATCTCGTCGTCGAGGCTGACGGCGGCGCCCGCGCGCAGGCGCAGGAGATCGCGCGCCGAAACCACGCCCACCAGCCGCCCGAGGTCGTCGCGCACGGCGAGGTGGCGGATCTTCAGCCGGTCCATGCGACCGACGGCGCGGTAGACGAAGGCCTCGGCGCGGATGGAGGCGAGGCTGCGGGTGGCGATCGGGCCGACGGATTCATACAGCGCATCCGCGCCGCTGGCGGCGATGCGGCGCATGACGTCGCGCTCGGTGACGATGCCGTAGGCCGCCAGCGGCTGGCCGGGCTCGGGCGTATCGGCGACGAACAGCGAGGAGATGCGCTTCTCCACCATCAGGTCGATGGCGCCACGCAGGGGAAGGTCGGCCGGGACGACCTGCGGCGGCGACGCCATCAGGTCGCGGATGCGGTGGCGATAGGCGTAGGGATCGACGGCACCGAATGCGCGCGGTCCTGGCGCTTCCGGCCGCGTGGCCGGCTCCGCCCAGCCGGCCTTGTGATGGCTGTCGATCTGCGCCGTCTGCGACAGGCAGGCCCGCTCGGCCTCGGCCAGCGTGCGGATCCCGCGCTCGGCCAGCCGCGGCAGCAGCGCCACGAAGACGTCCGCGGCGGCTCTCGCGTCCCCGGGTGCCTGGTGGCGTCCCTCGATGGGAATGCCGAGCCACTGCGCGATCATGTCGAGCGACTGGTCGGGCAGGTTCGCATTGGCCGCGGCCGAGAGCAGACGCACGCATAGCGTCCGCGGCCTGCTCCAGCGGATGCCGGCGCGCTTCGCCTCATGCTCGATGACGGCGAGGTCGAAGCCGATGGAAAAGCCGATCAGCACGCGGTGGCTGGCAAAGGCGTCGAAGCGGGCGAGCGCCTCCGCGAAGGCCGGCGCGCCGGCGACGTCCGCGTCGCCGATCCGGTGGATGGCGGACGAGGCGGGCGGGATCGGCATCTTCGGATCGACCAGCGTCTCGAAGGTCTCGCCGGTACGCACCCGGCCGCCCGAGATCGCGACCGCGCCGATCTGCACGATCCGCGCGGTGGTGGTGTCGAGGCCGGTCGTCTCGGTGTCGGCGCAGACCGCGTCGAGCGCGATCAGCGGCGTCGCCCCGCTCAGGATCCTCATGCGGCGTCCTCCCCCGGAAATCGCGTCAGACATAGCATGCGGGGTCGGACCGGCGCTTGATCCTGATCAGGCCCGCGCCGGTCGGGGGCCGGTGGACGGGCGAGTGGTCCGCCCTGGGGACTGTCGCCTTCCAATGCGGCCCATGTCGCATTCGTGCGATCCTGCCCGATTGCGACATGGTGTTGTGGGCGCGTTCAAGGTGCCTTCCGGCGGCGACGCCCGGAGGGATAATTGGGAAGCCGGAACCCCGGAAGGGGGAAGCCGGCGCTGCCCCCGCAACGGTGGCGG
The nucleotide sequence above comes from Aquibium microcysteis. Encoded proteins:
- a CDS encoding DUF294 nucleotidyltransferase-like domain-containing protein; its protein translation is MRILSGATPLIALDAVCADTETTGLDTTTARIVQIGAVAISGGRVRTGETFETLVDPKMPIPPASSAIHRIGDADVAGAPAFAEALARFDAFASHRVLIGFSIGFDLAVIEHEAKRAGIRWSRPRTLCVRLLSAAANANLPDQSLDMIAQWLGIPIEGRHQAPGDARAAADVFVALLPRLAERGIRTLAEAERACLSQTAQIDSHHKAGWAEPATRPEAPGPRAFGAVDPYAYRHRIRDLMASPPQVVPADLPLRGAIDLMVEKRISSLFVADTPEPGQPLAAYGIVTERDVMRRIAASGADALYESVGPIATRSLASIRAEAFVYRAVGRMDRLKIRHLAVRDDLGRLVGVVSARDLLRLRAGAAVSLDDEIEAAADPSALASAWSTLPAVAEALIGEAIEARVIAEIVSEELRIVTRRAAQLAEAEMLAQGHGQPPCPYAVLVLGSGGRGESLLAADQDNAIVYADGAPDGPEDRWFAALGERMAAILDQAGIPLCKGGVMAKNPAFRGSAALWADRVSDWVGRSRPDDLLNVDIFYDFAPVHGDFALAASLFDLAYALGSQNPVFAKLLGERIAVGAGPFTLLGGFRTEGGRVDLKMHGLFPIVAFARALAIRHGVTERSTKARLSGLIARGLGSTGDIERLIAAHGTIIKAMLAQQSRDLLAGIPVSNTVEVGAMSRTEQGDLKAALKTIQVIPELLRTLMFS